A window of Candidatus Nitrospira allomarina genomic DNA:
TGAATAGCCACGCCGGTGATCTTGCCGATAAGCCAGTTTGCAATGAGAGAAGGAAATCGGCGAGATAAAAACTTATCCTTTCTTTCCTTTCTCCATCCACAGACGACATCAAAACCCTCTTGTATTTTTTCTAGCAATCGGGGAATATCAGTGGGGTCATTTTGCAGATCTCCATCCATGCTGATAATGACCTGTCCTCGTGCTGCCCTGAATCCGGCGGCCATAGCCGCGGTTTGTCCAAAATTTTTTCGAAAACGAATCACGGTGACCCCAGGGTTCTGTTGATGGAGTGTTTGAAGTAACTCGAAAGTCCGATCTTGGCTTCCGTCATCCGCGAAAACGATTTCATAAGACTGCCCATTCTGCTCACATGCGGTTCGAATAGCCTCATAGAGAGGCTGGACGGATTCCTCCTCATTGTAAATGGGAACCACAATAGAAAGGAGAGGTCGCATAATCATCAAAGCC
This region includes:
- a CDS encoding glycosyltransferase family 2 protein; the encoded protein is MIMRPLLSIVVPIYNEEESVQPLYEAIRTACEQNGQSYEIVFADDGSQDRTFELLQTLHQQNPGVTVIRFRKNFGQTAAMAAGFRAARGQVIISMDGDLQNDPTDIPRLLEKIQEGFDVVCGWRKERKDKFLSRRFPSLIANWLIGKITGVAIHDNGCSLKAYRASIIKRVALYSELHRFIPAMATLSGARIAELIVTHHPRKFGKSKYGISRAWRVFLDLFLVKMVTGFAARPALWFGILAIPGALLGSLSLLGMLFSEGIGIVYPATAFLLFALSGHLLTMGMLGEMILYAGDYRPEQMIWNV